The genomic segment ttttaaattattctgGAGACATTTGGTCCCACAAAGAGTAAAGAACACACAGACGCACCCACAcgcacccacacccacccacccataaTTATATAACAACCATGATTTTTACTACCATGTTATTATTGGGATATTGCCATTAGGGTTGAGTGTAGTTCATAAATGTTCAATAATGATGTATGATGtatagatatgtgtgtgtgtgtgcgtgtatatgcgtgtgtgcgtgtgtatgtgtgcgtgtgtgtgcgtgtgtgtgtgcgtgtgtgtgtgtgtgcgtgtgtgtgggccTATTTCCTTTTATTCCTATGGATAAGTTTCGCAGACATGGATCAAGCCTAATCTTGGACTAACTTTAATGACAGTGGTGTTTCATCATTATCCCCTTTAGACTAAATGAGATTTTCTTAATGGTGAAACACCATGGAAACTAAGAATTTTCTAAGactaaaccctaaacctaatGCTAACCTCAGcagtcaaaaataaatgaataaataaagatttgaaTCCTTCAATTTACAATACACAGcttttaaaaagcactttacaaagtcaggacCATTTCCTGGACCTGAACTCATATATTAGTTATATAtaaggcctgtcacaattattatgTAATCACATGACCCGCTGATCGCAATGAATTTCCACAACCATTAGATTTCACAGTCATATTATGctgcaacaaacaaaataatttagTGCATTGGGTTGAGGcaaatacacatatataaaacaaggcagtaaacacattcattgacACATCATGGAacttatgaaaacaaaaagcttTAACATGCGCTGTTTATTTGTTATCTACACAGCAACCAAATAAACATGATCAGTGCTAGCTTTTTTACCACATATGTTGACAGaatgattgtttttttcttatatttttactCTCATGAAGAAAAGCTTTGATTATCTCAGTATATAACTGTGTAAAAGAAGACACTTGTGTAAGTGTGCACACACAACAGTGTTTTTACAACATTAGTTTGATAGGACAAATACTGTTAGCTAGTAAGTAAACATAAGTAGCACCTAAGACTGATAATCAGCCAGTTAggccactttaggcttgtatTTTAATAGTGGCAAATTGTTAACCGCAGTTATCTATATGACAATTAATTGTCAACTAGAATTTTAAGATTGTAGCAGCCATAATATTACCACTGTATTTCTCTAATTTTCAAGGTCAAGatattgttttataaaaatgtacatacacacaaatgttTTCCTATTTTGTGAGGTATTCCTACTGGGATACTCCTACTGCATCACTGTAGTTACATACTGTTCTGCCTACAATAATCCTAAATCTAAATTTAACATCCACAACCAAAAGAAAAGCTTTtctctcattcattttcttaaaatataaGCTGTATTTCcgagggtgggggggggggtatcaCAAGAACCAGACAAAAGCATCCACAACATCAGGTTATTTGTTTCCCATCATCTGGGGACATATGGTTCTCTCAGAGAGCTATATATGGCCACACTCACACATAGACATTCCCACAAGCAATCACATACATTCccagtttttatatttaagctatttcactaacacacacacagataagcATTAAAGCAATAGCATGCATGCACTCTCAGTATGACTGAAAGACACAAACAGAGTAAAGGTGCCTTTAGAAGCCCCTTTTTACTTAATAGTGTTTTGGGTATTATGAGTCATAGTGCTTTTACTGCTGGCATAATCAGTGACTTATTGTACATGATGATGGTTGCATTATAAGTGCCCTGCTGGCCTCAGACAGgcaaaagacacacacagatagagacTTCCCCTGCTCATCGCCCACTGGAAATTCACCTCATCCATCATAAAGAGgcctgcccacacacacacacacacacacacactctctctctctctctctctctgtcagtctgcaAACTCAAGGTTGATGCAtgcataaaacatttatatatagacaattacataataatttgTTAAGCAGCCACAAAAAGCGCTTATAGACTTACAGTAAAACTGTCAGGCATAAAGACGACCGTGTTCATCAAGAAAAAGACACCcatcttcagcaaggaattgaaaaaacacattaactAAGTATTTAAGCTCATCAACCTTAAAAACACTATGGAAAACAATGACAGCAACGAGCTGGGGatagaaaaaaaagccaaatagACATACATACATGACTCAAACTGAAAATCTAACGGCATCCTGGGCTGTGCATGATAGATGGGCCAGCAGACATTTTGTCAATAGTAATCTGCCACATACAAAAGGCCCTGCAATTTTTCTGAACCACCAAGCAACTGTAGCAGCTCCTCAGCGATTATTTCTGAGAAAAGCAGTCAAAGTCACGGTTCAAACCTTGAGCAGCTCGCAGCTAAAAATAGATTTGAGGCTATTGCTCAGTGGGACAGCACAAACAAAAGGACTGTGTTCAGTTCTGTGCAGCTATTAGTGCTTGTATCAGTCCACCTAATGACTAACTAGTTAGCTAGCAATGATTAATCCTTGtaattttcttctgttttctagTATTATTGGTTGAATTAACATCTTTCAGTAATCACACCTTCTGTTTCAATATCTTATAATCCAAATATCTTTTTGGTTTTTTGGTTATTTATTATCTGGtacactgtttctctcttatGGTTCTGGCCTTCCAATGTAAATGGATCATCTGTTCAACATGATTACAGTTGTTTTATCCTCATGAAGTACTTGGTAATTAGGTGATAAGTTTGGTCAGGTGTGCTGCAGCAGGTACAaatactacagtacacagtacaaGAGTACTAGGACTGGAAACATTGGTCTAGTGCACTCCAGATATCTGACTAAAACTAGGGgtcaatattacatttttatggttGGGTAGGTTATAGCATGGAGAGTGTAATTAACATTTAAATCCCCATCAGAAATATCACAGTATTGTCTCAGTTGGCAGTAAttaattctcctgttaacggtTTTTACAGCTTTGGTCTTTAATTTGCCTCATTACTCTCATCTCCAATAACTTCGACTCTGGCATTGCATGATATATCAAAGGGGAAGCATTACGTTTATGTCTACCGACAACACAGAGAGGAAGGGATGAGGCACGTCCTTCAAAGCTGCATATTTCTGCCAGATATGAAGAGGCTATGCTTAGTGAGgaagaaatgaaaatatgaatgcAAATAGGGCAAGAAAACCCTCCATGCTAGAACATGAGCTGCGAGCTCCACTTGGTGAGCAACTGATAAACATGTGGATTAGTTCCAGAATCCTTTACATCATAAACAACTCTGGCTTTGAAGCTTTGATGGCAAATATGCGCTGCTCTTGCAAGTTCTGGATGTACACTGTATGCACAAGTGCTTTCCTGCCACGTCTGTTAATGAGCACTCTCTCACACCTGGGGGGGGCAACCCTTATAAAAATGTTAGAAATCTATAGTAACGCTACAAGAATCAAAAAGTGAGTTTTACACTACTGCATAATACTTAGATAGTACTCCCAGAGCACTATACATACTATACCAGGGGTCGACAActgtaaaatgtacataaagaCCCAtttcatcaaaacaaaaatcaaaccgcATGgaagccacattttattttatgtccattttattgaggTAACGTTTCACCTTCTTGGATGTAAATACTATGTCTCagaatgtgctgatgtcctagtataggctaactatgtaaatgaaaattaacttactttgctctgctttaatttaactcttactttgctctgctttaatttaactcttactttgctctgctttaatttagacgcttttctcgcatctttCACAGGAAAATTATCCTCAGAAGTAGTtacttgtaaaatgtttcttaacATCTTAACGACTTTTTATGAAGCTAAAGCCAGCTTCTCATTTCATTCTCGAAttttcacattccaccttaaatgttgcaaaGTTTGGCTACATAGCTaaattctggcacttcaggcaacgtggttggttagtgtagtggttaacacctctgccttctacactgtagactggggttcaatccccacctgggcaaacaccctacactacaccaataagtgtccttgggcaagactcccaacaccgccttggcctacctgtgtaaaatgatcaaactgtaagtcactctggagaagagcgtcagccaaatgccataaacattaaacataaacatttaaggtagaacgtgaaaattcgaacaagaagctggtgaacaagaagctgacttcagcctcataactttttagtgttggacagtttcttgttgcagattaaacatatcaggaaaccagatAGAGGCTTATAGATGCAAATACTTCCATTcttctccaaattatcaatgtttgcCTTAAATATTTCTCTTTGCTATTTCCTTAgttactagctaggcaagactgttgtctgtgttgctgcgTGACCACCTGTCTGCTTGCCAACCTTTAGGGTTAAAGAGTGaataagcagttatacattaacttcagtgtttaagaccatttattgttaaaactatGTTAGAACAACCTACAgagctttacatcactgcaaaagaggattatttaaattttactttacctaaaaatctaatactgctgtggagccacaacagggagCCATGTGTTGCTGATCCCTGTACTATGTACTATAATATAGTTATTATATACTCTAATCTATTACAGAGTAAGTAATATACTAAATTACAGCAATTATTTGAATTCATGAGAAGGTTATTATAGAAATCCTGTAGGATCCCCTGTAGTATTACTGTAGATGATTCTCATAAGGGAATGTCCAAAGCTGGGTAGTTACTTACATTTACATGGTTTTAAGTATTTTTCTCATGGATTTGTACTTCTATGAGTATGCATCTCTGGGTTTGTAGTCTGTTGAATGCAGCACGTGGACTGCTATGAGTTTGCTGACACCTTAATTTGGAGTTTTAGCATTTTGTTTCAGGCCACAACGTTTTCAAAATTATAGCAcctaacaaacttcagttcctcTGCTGCCAAATACTGGATGTACCAAGATGTTCCACAGTAGTTTTGAAGAATACTCAGTATGAGTGGTTATTTGACCTGATCACACATACTCAAGTTTTTTCTAGATTAATTTTACAACAACCTAAGTCATTATTCCATTTGAGTAATAACAGCTTTACTTTAATATGGGCTTAGGCAACTCTACCCACCTCTCCCAGTGTCTCACAGTGTCACTGGGGCATGCTAACCTGTACCAACCTGTGCCAGTACAGTGTGATCTTTGATGAAATGGCTAGCCTGACAGCCAAAACAACAAAGTCAACCAGTTCAGGGCTGCAGTGAACCAGAGAGGCCCATCTCATATTAGTATAAATGATTTCGGAGCTAGTTGTACAGTACAACATGGGATATTAATAGGGTGTCGATAACAAAGGCATTCGTTTTTAGATTATATTCAGCCAAACTGTAACCTTGTTTTGAACGGCTGTACACAGTCACAGATGTCCTTCATTATGAGCTGAACATCTCCCACTGACACACTGAAGTCTCCACACGCCCACTCATAATCTCAGCGTCGGAGGGCAGCCTGATGAGGGAGTGTGTGCTGCCGCCGACAGATGACATGTTAACAGAATCATTTCACGCTtcagcgcgcacacacacacactgatttaTTCACACTCCGCCTTGCTAAAGGTCCCTATTCTACTGATTTATGTGTCCCAGCCCATATATCTATTTTCATTTCAGTAAgaatgaagaaaagagaaacaggaaagaggagagagggacagggagagtAGCTAGTAGCATATCACCTTAAACAATGTTATGATGGTCTGAAGACCATTCATGGCTATAAaatcaatacaatacaaatctTACACTGATGACCAGCAACAAATGGTATCATATAATTACCTTCTTCCTCTGAAGGAAAGTATTTGATTACCTGAAAGTATACACCTACAATTTAGATATAAACAGAGTTTAGCTCATTAAATtctatgattattattaatttattaatattatcacTTCAtctaattcagtaactacaatgaaTTACTTGGTGTCTACTATAAAtaattcaatatctactatgaaatattcataaCTATGCATTACTCAGTAACGACTATGAATTACTCTGTAACCATTATGAATTCTTCAGTAatcactatgaattactcagtaacttctatgaattattcaacaacCTACAAATTATTGTcactactatgaactattcatgAATTCAGCAGCTAcaatgaattgttcagtaacatCTTTGATTTACTCAGCAATTATGAGTAATGAGCTCTTagataactactatgaaatatttaataactACTATGAGACTAATATGCCAGTTATAAAAGGACAGAACTGAAGTGCAAACCCACATATGGATATTCTGCACTCATGTTGCAGATTTCATAGTGTATGCAGACTAAAtcagaacacacatacacagacagtgATTAGCTCATCAGTGCTGGGTATACTGAAATCTTCAGGCTAACCAAGGCCACCAGGACATTTGCGGCAACATCAGCGATTTCATGAAGAATCCTTTTCAGAACTGCTGTTGTATCCTTAATGCCTGGCTGTGCacatgttttttgctgttcttcaGACCTAAGGCCTGTGTAACATTTGCAGCACACTAGCAGCTAACAGCCAGCCTCTCCTGTGGGCTTGGTGAGAGGCAGATAACATTGTGCTGGGAGCCAAAGTGTCAACCTCATCTCAATGAGAAAGGAGAAGGCTAATCACACATGCAAATTGCAATCAGAGGGCAAAGCCACACTGCATTGTGGGAGATAATGGTGTGATTGTACTGATGACAGAAGGTCAAACGCTTCCACCATCAAAGCACTCAAATAATCGTTAATCAGAATACCATGTCGGCACAGATTACCTGATTATGTTGGGGAAAAAAGCGTAAAAATGTCAAGCTGAATGTACTTCATTGAGATTTAATCATGGGATGCAAAAGTGGAAATTTGACAAGGAAAACCTTCAGTGTGGCAAAGAAGACAGCCAAGAAAAATCCAACACAGTGAAATCTTCTTTGGGGCTGAATGAGACATTTGAATAGCTTTCTTCAAAACAATTGTTCCTCATTATTATGAACAAGAACAGCTTTTATGATATCATGGCGCATTTTTGTGATAGACAGCAGTGTTTAACTCTCAGCACAGTGGAATACTCTGCTCTCCTCAGGGTGCATTATTCTTCTCAAAGCAGAGAGGGCAAGCTTGAGGAGAACAGGCCTGTctatcttcctttcttttctatttctcttcTAATATAAACATAGCTTTCAATCtaccacactctctctcttttttttttctatctctaTATTCTCCTCAGTTTCCCTCTCTacacttttctctctgtttttagGATGTGTGCGTGGTGCCCTCTGGTGTCTCACCGTGGTATTTTGAACAGAGCTTTTACAGGATGCATCTCAGACAAAGGTGGATCTCCATCAGCCAGCTCTATAGCGGTGATACCCAGAGACCAGACATCACAGCGGGCATCGTATGAGTagtcaaactgctgctcacacgCTATCACCTGCAGACAAGCACAGAGATACACAGAACAGTTCCATAAACATACCTCCATTCATATCCTCAGGGTTTATACCTCAGTATAGTACTATGGTGAACTAAAGCTGTCCTACGTACTCAGCCTTAGTATACACAATGCATATTAACATAATTACAATATTTACTGTGTACTTGAGGCATTATGAAGTCTAATCCATGATTTATTACACCGAGATGATTTTACTTGACATAagaaatatgatatatatgtaaatcaTTACTGTTGGCATATTAACTGTgcagttttttcttctttcagggTTTATGCCACTCTCCAGCGTGACCAATCATCAAACAGTAGAGCAGCTCCTTCAGACTGAATTCTAATTGGCCTGAAGGGCGAACCCCCTCTAGCCCAATCATCTCGCTTCAATTCAGAATAACACAAGACGGGGGAAACTGGCTCTCAGCTATTAACCTTCACGTGACctccaacacactcacacatgggAGACACACTTAAGAGGGCGCGCAGACAGACATGcacgtacacacacatgcacacacacacacacacaccccaatgCCGAGCAAGAGTACGAACAGCAAGAACAGCAATGTTAGGTTACATACACACTTAATTAGAATTTACCTGggggaaaacacaaacatgcatacTTACATgtccccccccccaaaaaaaaaagaaatcattgACTAGCAGAGAAGGGCGTTGGCTGGATAACCACTGTGTTGAAAATAGGTTTGCTAACTACTTTGCTATAAAATCTGATCATCTAAGCATTTGATCTATATTGCCAATTTGCTATAGTaagataaataaaaccaaatcaAAGCTGAAAAAGTTCATATGTTACACAAAACATAACCAATACagttaaatgctgtaaaaataaatttcatatttcacatattttgcACTCAGCtcagatattatatatatatatatatatatatatatatatatatatatatatatatatatatatatatatatatatatatatatatgcacatacacacacacacacattcagaggATTTCACTGCATTGTTTTCATGTGCTTTTGCCTTTGTACATTTTGCTGCTGATGTCTGATGTCTATCCTCACATGATTCACGTACGAGGCTCGATTCATCGTTTGACAAGACAAAAACTAATGCACACTGTACTGTCAACCACCCTCAGATTCATATTCGCCTGACACTGAATTTAAACAGGATAACCCActttataaaatacattaacaaaCATATATGGCTGGACTATTCCAGGATGGGGCTGCAAGTGGACCTCTCTAAATCAATCCCcaaaaaattagtagttagaATATTAGTAAAATTAGTTTTGCCATTAAAAGTTTGTTAGTGTGTTCTTGCGTTTGTGCGTGTAAATTAAATGTGGGTCGGCTATAGTGAGGTATTTTCATGAATGTAATGTTGTAGGTCCATAGTAACTGGCCCAAAACCCTACCAGCCCACCTGGAATTTTCTTGACACCCCCCATGAACCACTCCAGTACTGCAACAACGTATTTaattcaaaatacaaaaatgattGACTAGATCTTACCACCATCAATACTATTGAAAACTATGAATccaattatttgtatttaccaCTTCATATACTGGACTAATTATGTGCACAATGTAATGCAACATGCAGTTGAAGGGTGTTTTTAAGTACTGGAGATATTCAtgatgtgctcagaaaagcttaACATGACAATAATGTAACTTACCACGAGAATGATGCATATTCTCATGTCGCCCAGCCTTAATTCAGCCTTACTGCATTAAGCAATATACTAATCTAATGCTGATAATGAAAGGCAGCATTAAAAGTCCATCAGGAAATAGATTTTATTGTAGATATTACTATTGCTATATTGTAATAGCAGTATGgaaaatatgtgtatatgtaaacagaaaagaaatagcacagcagagagagagagagagagagagagagagagacagagacagagacagagacagagagagagagagagagagagagagagagagagagagagagagagagagacagacctcAGGAGCCATCCAAAAAGGCGTTCCCACAGAAGTGTTTCTGCGCAAGCGTGCGCTCGTCAGCTGAGCTGAAACACCTGGAACAGACATAGTCCACAATAAGGCTCATATTATGAAAATGAGATTCGACGGGAAAGTTGTGTcatacatttaaatttttttccccaacctCCATTTAACCTTTGCATAAACCAACAACATGCCATaaagacaattaaaaaaataatgaactgCATTATATCAGCAGTTGTCACAGCTACTAATAACTTTTATGAAAGAATTAATATCATAAACAGCTACACAGATATTCGTATCTTTTAAAAGGTGGCACATAATTTGATATGGCACCAGGTCATGGCCCAATGAACCAGCAATGACTATTATAATCATTGCCACCGTTTGTAATGAAATGGAGCAGCTTTGTCTCCCTGCAGGGTTCCACTTCCCTCCTcacacaaagagaaaaacatgccTCAGGCAAGCCAGAGTCATTTACCCCACAtccatccctctctctatacacacaGTTTATATGCTAAATGCAGAATACCACTATTAAAATTAGCCATAACAGTTTAATCCTGTGTTAGGGTTGGCACTGCACATGCAGTAGGCAGTACAAAACCCAAGAGATTTCAAAGTCTTTGTTTAATTATGCAACACTTAATTTATCGATAAGCATCATAGAATTTTACATGAGCTGTCCATAATCACTGTGCTGGTTAATACAGGCTTATATGCTGTACAGCAGAACCCTCTGCAGGACTGCAGGGACTCCTATAGACATTCAGTCAGCCTGTCTGGGTGAACAGTAACACTATGCCTGAGGCTCCATAGCTGTCAGCACACAGTGAAACAGACACAGCCATTACCAAAGTCCACCAGCTTGACTCCTCCATCTGTGGTGAGCAGGATGTTGTTCCCCTTGACGTCACGATGGATGATTCTGTTGTTGTGCAGATGCTGCAGGCCCTAGAACGAAAGAGTGGAAATGTGGGGAAAAGAAGTATGGGTTATGACCATGCATGTTAAATAAATCAGAATCCTTATACCCTTAacgattttatttgatttgatattgaAGGACTCACATTCTGCATTTATCTTGTAAATTATTTTGTTCTATGATATAGGACATCTGTGCGGTTTTTATGTagcaaaatcattaaaatggcATCATTAAAATGTACTTCACTATTTTCCAAATTCTCTTGAACTCCTACTATTAAATATTCTTAAATTATTTGGAAATTCTGCCAAAAGTGTggattcaaaaaaaaaaaaaaatagggaaAACAAACATTCTTTACATGTCTGTCGTGtattaaaatcaaaataaaataaaggcaaaaatTCACATTCAATACAGAATGTATACTGAATATTTACACATGTCCTTATGTAACCAGATAATGACTAACAACAAACcgaatatttacatttaagtaGTAGCAGTAAAACAGCAGTAAGTCACAGTGTCTAAGAATTACTTTCTATTTATTACTCAACAACTAATCTCAAGGGTTTTTGCTCTaacaactatgaattatttagtagctACTAATTTGTGAGTTATGTATGTAAGTTATAAGAGCAAGAAGTTGAAGTCCTTGCAGTTGTTAAGAGCACAGAATATTGCATTAAGTTGTAGTAGCCtcaaatttaaattaaataaggcTAAAAGGAAGTTTTATGGGCTAAAAGGATGGGTTTAAGGGTTATCAGTAGAAGCTGAAAGGTAGAAAGGTCTTTGAGCTTACATGGGCCTTATTAAACCTGAAAAGTTTTGCGAGCTGCTGGGCCAGAGAACAGTTTCATCTTGCTCTTCAGCTGCCTCATAATGCTTTCTTCTTGCTCTACAACAGCATCTGCCCTTCTAGCCTTTCCATTGTGATCCAAAATAAGCACTGTGCTCCTGGCAGACTGCTGAGCCAGCCCCCCTCCACTGTGCTGGCGTTGGAAGATTAGCTtagcagtgtatgtgtgtgtgtttatgtcttACCAATAGCGCACCACAGAGGACGTAAGAGATGACAGGCTCCTCCAGACGTTTCCCCCTCATCAGCAAACCCTTTATCAGGTCTGTTACTGAACCCCCATTACACAGctgagagaggcagacagagagagacttcCTGCTTCATGATTtataacacacacgcacacatgttATATATTCCCTGAAATCACAGaccattaattaattaattaattaatgtccATTTAATCGGGTTCACATATAGGCGAATTTAgaattttgtagttctacaattagagATTATAGGCCTGCATAAGTTTTAGCccctaattattattattattattattattattattagaaattCTCATCATTATAGAGTGGCTTGGTGCTGCTGAAGATTTTAAACATCCTGTAGCCAAAATCTGACCACTTATGAAGGGCTAATGgatcacaaactgtgcagcagcagacgagCTATCATCTGtaactttatatctacaaggtggaccaacaaggtaggagtgtctaaaagagtgggcagtgagtggacacagtgtttaaaaactgcagcactgccgtgtctgatccactcataccagtgcaacacacactaacacactaccaccatttcagtgtcactgcattgCTGacaatgacccaccacccaaatagtacctgctctatggtggTCCTAAGGGGGTTGTAAactttgaagaacagggtaaaaggaagctaacaaattatgcagagaaacaaatggacgaCAGTAAGTAGTcatacaactacaaagtgcaccaagTGCCTTGTGGACtgaataaaatgtgcaaaagtttgggcaccgtggtttagtgtttatgttataagtgaaataaatgattatttcttCTGGAGAGAATGGAGCATATATTGtgtttgcacaggctacatttcatgtttcatttttgtcccaaaatgttaaactgaagtacagtacagtgaacaaacagcaaataaacagtaattgtgcattaaaattgtGTTTTCTGATGAGTATGTGAGAACTTATTCTCATTtggaaaaatcaacaaaatgtaatttgaccagatcTTTTGCGTACAATTGTAGGAGTATATTTGAAAAACGGTTGCAGATGCTTTAATTTTTTggacagaggggaaaaaaagaaagaaaaaagatgacTCACCTCCAGCACCAGCCACAGCTGTCCTCCAGAGAGCTCGTCAGCCTTGTAGAACATACCAAAAAACTTCACTACATTAGGATGGTTGGAGAGAGTGCGCAGGATGTTGTACTCTGCCTCAATCTCTTCATCGACATCCTGCAGAGAGATGCCAAAATGCACAATGAACCTTCATGCTCTTACGTTGGGGTTCATATGCAAGAATGATTAAAATTATACTTTGTCAGGGTGCACAGTAACTCAAATTATTTGCTAATAAATGGGAAATTTTATAGTGTTATATATCAATATTGGAACTACAGCAAAAATTTAGAGCATTATTTTTAACTCAAGCATATACTGACACTTGTACTCAGTAGTGGTGACCATAAACCATCTTTTAAACTTGCACAAACAAAAAGCATAGTGGATAACATCCCTCTCCCACACACAAGAGAACAGGGTGCGATTCCATAACAATGACTGTATaaatcagtggtcaccaaccctggacCAGAAGATAAGCGGTGTTCCAAGATGTCTAatgtcttttgaagttcttgttTGGCAGATGCAGCAGTGTTCAGCAACAGTGATGCAGCATGTGAGATTCAGCTTGGAAGAAAGCTCTGCTAGAAAGTGGATCTCCAGAAGGAGGGTTGGTGATCAGTGGTATATATAAAGTGCACCACTGGTGGTGCTACAGTAAGAGTCCTTATGAAAGACTCTCAC from the Pygocentrus nattereri isolate fPygNat1 chromosome 6, fPygNat1.pri, whole genome shotgun sequence genome contains:
- the LOC119263635 gene encoding myosin-IIIb-like yields the protein MTHLISSSNWEIRTACQFSDSYDAICMLWERTLNVCAGNVQACSTNYRNGSGRVDAVKNGGLATSEGKEFYHLHGRIWRSLYGLYPYKSSMIGLEALADPSDDWDIVETIGKGTYGKVYRVINKKDGSQAAVKILDPINDVDEEIEAEYNILRTLSNHPNVVKFFGMFYKADELSGGQLWLVLELCNGGSVTDLIKGLLMRGKRLEEPVISYVLCGALLGLQHLHNNRIIHRDVKGNNILLTTDGGVKLVDFGVSAQLTSARLRRNTSVGTPFWMAPEVIACEQQFDYSYDARCDVWSLGITAIELADGDPPLSEMHPVKALFKIPR